From Streptomyces sp. 6-11-2, one genomic window encodes:
- a CDS encoding cysteine desulfurase family protein — protein sequence MAYLDHAATTPMLPEAAEALTAALGVTGNASSLHASGRAARRRVEEARETLAEALGARPSEVVFTSGGTEADNLAVKGLYWSRRAADPARTRILSSPVEHHAVLDAVHWLGEHEGATVEYLPVDSYGRVHPEALREAVARNPDDVALATVMWANNEIGTLLPVRELAAVAAEFGVPLHADAVQALGQVPVDFAASGLAAMTVSGHKIGGPYGVGALILGREYTPVPVLHGGGQERHVRSGTLDVPAIASFAVAGRLAAERREWFAREIGALRDELITAVRSAVPDAILGGDPAPEGRLPANAHFTFPGCEGDSLLLLLDAQGIECSTGSACTAGVAQPSHVLLATGTDPDLARGTLRFSLGHTSTQSDIDAVAKAIGPAVERARAAGLT from the coding sequence ATGGCTTACCTCGACCACGCCGCGACCACCCCGATGCTCCCGGAGGCGGCAGAGGCGCTGACCGCGGCACTGGGTGTCACCGGCAACGCCTCCTCCCTCCACGCGTCCGGGCGCGCGGCCCGCCGCAGGGTCGAGGAGGCCCGCGAAACCCTCGCCGAGGCCCTCGGCGCCCGTCCCAGCGAGGTCGTCTTCACCTCCGGTGGCACCGAGGCGGACAACCTCGCCGTCAAGGGCCTGTACTGGTCCCGCCGCGCCGCCGACCCGGCCCGCACCCGCATCCTCTCCAGTCCCGTCGAGCACCATGCCGTCCTCGACGCCGTGCACTGGCTCGGCGAGCACGAGGGCGCCACCGTCGAGTACCTTCCGGTCGACTCCTACGGCCGCGTCCACCCCGAGGCGCTGCGCGAGGCCGTCGCCCGCAACCCCGACGACGTGGCCCTGGCCACCGTCATGTGGGCCAACAACGAGATCGGCACGCTGCTGCCGGTGCGCGAACTGGCCGCTGTGGCCGCCGAGTTCGGTGTCCCGCTGCATGCCGACGCGGTGCAGGCCCTCGGGCAGGTCCCGGTCGACTTCGCCGCCTCCGGACTGGCCGCGATGACGGTCTCCGGCCACAAGATCGGCGGCCCGTACGGCGTCGGCGCGCTCATCCTGGGCCGCGAGTACACCCCCGTGCCGGTCCTGCACGGTGGCGGCCAGGAACGGCACGTCCGCTCCGGCACCCTCGACGTGCCCGCGATCGCCTCCTTCGCCGTGGCCGGCCGGCTCGCCGCCGAGCGGCGCGAGTGGTTCGCCCGCGAGATCGGCGCGCTGCGCGACGAGTTGATCACCGCCGTGCGGTCGGCCGTCCCGGACGCGATCCTCGGCGGCGACCCGGCACCGGAGGGCCGCCTCCCGGCCAACGCCCATTTCACCTTCCCCGGCTGCGAGGGCGACTCCCTGCTGCTCCTGCTGGACGCCCAGGGCATCGAGTGCTCGACCGGCTCCGCCTGCACCGCGGGCGTCGCCCAGCCCAGCCACGTACTGCTCGCCACCGGCACCGACCCGGACCTGGCCCGCGGCACCCTCCGCTTCTCCCTCGGCCACACCTCCACCCAGTCCGACATCGACGCGGTCGCGAAGGCGATCGGCCCGGCGGTGGAAAGGGCCCGCGCGGCCGGCCTGACGTAG
- a CDS encoding DUF4190 domain-containing protein → MQLTAPATRHTGTQDADGMAVASFVLGLLGLLVLNLFLGPAAIVLAGVALWRGTGRRGRAWLGLTLGIADLVVLLAFVQADNTLSWSL, encoded by the coding sequence ATGCAACTCACCGCACCGGCCACACGCCACACCGGAACGCAGGACGCCGACGGCATGGCCGTCGCGTCCTTCGTCCTCGGCCTGCTCGGCCTGCTCGTCCTCAACCTGTTCCTCGGCCCGGCCGCCATCGTCCTGGCGGGCGTCGCCCTGTGGCGCGGCACCGGCCGCCGCGGCCGCGCCTGGCTCGGCCTGACCCTGGGCATCGCCGACCTCGTGGTCCTGCTGGCCTTCGTGCAGGCGGACAACACACTGTCCTGGAGCTTGTGA
- a CDS encoding TetR family transcriptional regulator, whose translation MSHIPGVRQAQKQKTRQALMDAALGLLEEQSLSSLGLREVTRAAGVAPTAFYRHFHSTADLGVALVEEALSSLHPMIRSTVSQADDSEQRITRAVELIARHVEAFPAHVRFVARERHGGVQRVREVVGEQLARFAREVRGELAKDPQSAGWSEDDLLMLAHLYVDQMLITGSLFLEALDAPEQDRERVTRVATRQLRLISIGRRHWLD comes from the coding sequence ATGAGTCACATTCCCGGCGTCCGGCAGGCCCAGAAGCAGAAGACCCGGCAGGCCCTGATGGACGCGGCGTTGGGGCTGCTGGAGGAGCAGAGCCTGAGCAGCCTCGGCCTGCGCGAGGTCACACGCGCCGCCGGTGTCGCCCCGACCGCCTTCTACCGCCACTTCCACTCCACCGCGGATCTCGGCGTGGCCCTGGTCGAGGAGGCGCTGAGCAGCCTGCACCCGATGATCCGGTCGACGGTGTCCCAGGCGGACGACAGCGAGCAGCGCATCACGCGCGCGGTCGAATTGATCGCGCGTCATGTCGAGGCGTTCCCCGCCCATGTCCGCTTCGTCGCCCGGGAGCGCCACGGCGGAGTGCAGCGGGTGCGGGAGGTCGTCGGCGAGCAACTGGCCAGGTTCGCCCGCGAGGTGAGGGGCGAACTGGCCAAGGACCCCCAGTCCGCGGGGTGGAGCGAGGACGACCTGCTGATGCTCGCCCATCTGTACGTCGATCAGATGCTGATCACCGGTTCGCTGTTCCTGGAGGCGCTCGACGCCCCCGAGCAGGATCGCGAGCGCGTCACCCGGGTCGCGACCCGGCAGCTGCGTCTGATCAGCATCGGCCGCCGGCACTGGCTGGACTGA
- a CDS encoding thioesterase family protein: MSEAATAAAARATIGDSEFDRDTAVTRSEPGVYGIDLSVGWTIINAVNGGYLLAVLGRALADALPHPDPFTISAHYLTASRPGPAVVRTDVVRAGRTLSTGQASLFQCDDDGREVERIRVLASYGDLGTLPDDVRTSAKPPAIPPMEQCFGPQDAAGVPTPVPGSSAITDRLMLKLDPATLGWALGSPSGNGEMRAWFGLADGRDHDPLSLLLAVDALPPTAFELGIKGWVPTVELTVHVRRRPVPGPLRVSITTRNLAGGFLEEDAEVWDGADRLVAQSRQLARVRLD; encoded by the coding sequence ATGTCAGAAGCAGCCACCGCCGCGGCCGCGCGGGCCACGATCGGCGACAGCGAGTTCGACCGGGACACCGCGGTCACCCGGAGCGAGCCCGGCGTCTACGGCATCGACCTCTCCGTCGGCTGGACGATCATCAACGCCGTCAACGGCGGCTATCTGCTGGCCGTCCTCGGCCGCGCGCTCGCGGACGCCCTGCCGCACCCGGACCCGTTCACGATCTCGGCCCACTACCTGACCGCGTCCCGGCCCGGTCCCGCCGTCGTCCGCACGGACGTGGTCCGCGCCGGCCGCACCCTGTCGACCGGCCAGGCCTCCCTCTTCCAGTGCGACGACGACGGCCGCGAGGTGGAGCGCATCCGCGTCCTGGCCTCCTACGGCGACCTCGGCACCCTGCCCGACGACGTGCGCACCTCGGCGAAGCCGCCCGCGATCCCGCCCATGGAGCAGTGCTTCGGCCCCCAGGACGCGGCCGGCGTTCCCACGCCCGTACCGGGCAGCTCGGCCATCACCGACCGCCTGATGCTCAAGCTGGACCCCGCCACCCTCGGCTGGGCGCTCGGCTCGCCCTCCGGGAACGGGGAGATGCGCGCCTGGTTCGGTCTCGCCGACGGCCGGGACCACGACCCGCTGTCCCTGCTGCTCGCGGTGGACGCGCTGCCCCCGACCGCGTTCGAGCTGGGCATCAAGGGCTGGGTGCCGACCGTCGAGCTGACGGTGCACGTCCGCCGCCGTCCGGTGCCGGGCCCGCTGCGCGTGTCCATCACCACCCGCAACCTGGCCGGCGGCTTCCTGGAGGAGGACGCCGAGGTCTGGGACGGCGCCGACCGGCTGGTGGCGCAGTCCCGGCAGCTCGCACGGGTCAGGCTGGACTGA
- a CDS encoding esterase family protein: MSLTGTPFLYTAIVLAVVALALPFVLWTRLRGPKSLRAALRALMLLFAQVTAITLVFVLVNNANNLYDNWADLLGTGNHVQQAANLGADGTGGIAYRKLPRVVQKFTPADGPGMHAAGGVRVTQLRGRVSGVNAEVYVWLPPQYDDPAYKNRKFPVVELLSGYPGSAKAWFGSLKVHQQLEPLMRSGQVAPFILVAPRTNLIAKIDTGCANIPGTVNADTWLSIDVPKMVTDNFRAATGPNGWATAGYSAGAHCATKLAVAHPDRYRAAVSLSGYNDPIGERNSLANQNLRLRRANNPYILLKNYRTPPPVALYLSGQTGDGYQAGVALEQIAKPPTTVHVVFVPRSAGGHSMALWRPQVPAAFRWLTRVMGQRPPHRLRTALTPPVPSTGGSRPAELASGTASRATAGQKR; encoded by the coding sequence ATGAGCCTCACCGGGACTCCGTTCCTGTACACCGCCATCGTGCTGGCCGTGGTCGCCCTGGCCCTGCCGTTCGTCCTGTGGACGCGGCTCAGGGGCCCCAAGTCGCTGCGTGCCGCCCTCCGGGCACTGATGCTGCTGTTCGCCCAGGTCACGGCGATCACCCTGGTCTTCGTCCTGGTGAACAACGCCAACAACCTGTACGACAACTGGGCCGACCTGCTCGGCACGGGCAACCATGTGCAGCAGGCCGCCAACCTGGGCGCCGACGGCACCGGGGGCATCGCCTACCGGAAGCTGCCCAGGGTCGTGCAGAAGTTCACCCCGGCCGACGGGCCCGGGATGCACGCGGCCGGCGGGGTCAGGGTCACCCAGCTCAGGGGCCGGGTCTCGGGGGTGAACGCGGAGGTCTACGTATGGCTGCCGCCGCAGTACGACGACCCCGCCTACAAGAACAGGAAGTTCCCGGTGGTCGAGCTGCTGTCGGGCTACCCGGGCTCGGCGAAGGCCTGGTTCGGCTCTCTGAAGGTGCACCAGCAACTGGAGCCGCTGATGCGGAGCGGACAGGTCGCGCCGTTCATACTGGTGGCGCCGCGCACGAACCTGATCGCCAAGATCGACACGGGCTGCGCCAACATCCCGGGCACCGTGAACGCGGACACCTGGCTGAGCATCGACGTACCGAAGATGGTCACGGACAACTTCCGTGCCGCGACCGGCCCGAACGGCTGGGCCACCGCCGGCTACTCGGCCGGGGCGCACTGCGCCACCAAGCTCGCCGTCGCCCACCCCGACCGCTACCGGGCCGCGGTGAGCCTGTCCGGGTACAACGACCCGATCGGCGAGCGCAATTCGCTCGCCAACCAGAACCTCCGGCTGCGGCGCGCGAACAACCCCTACATCCTGCTGAAGAACTACCGCACGCCGCCGCCCGTCGCGCTCTACCTCTCGGGCCAGACCGGCGACGGGTACCAGGCGGGCGTCGCCCTGGAGCAGATCGCGAAGCCGCCGACGACCGTGCACGTGGTCTTCGTGCCGCGCAGCGCGGGCGGCCACAGCATGGCGCTGTGGCGCCCCCAGGTCCCGGCGGCGTTCCGCTGGCTGACCAGGGTGATGGGGCAGAGGCCGCCCCACCGCCTCCGGACGGCCCTCACTCCTCCCGTACCGTCGACCGGCGGTTCCAGGCCCGCGGAGCTCGCCAGTGGTACCGCATCGCGAGCAACCGCAGGACAAAAGCGGTGA
- a CDS encoding trimeric intracellular cation channel family protein translates to MLQQLFSPSVQHTLDVVGIFVFAISGALLAVRKNFDVFGIAVLAEVTALGGGLFRDIVIGAVPPAAFTDLGYFLTPLLAALVVFFLHPHMERIQTAVYVFDAAGLGLFCVAGTTKAYAYGLNLTASATLGMATAVGGGVLRDVLANEVPSLLRWDRDLYAVPAIVGATMVVLCIHYDALNPFTSGLAVVTAFVLRLLAMRYHWRAPRAWNRRSTVREE, encoded by the coding sequence GTGCTTCAGCAACTGTTCAGTCCCTCCGTCCAGCACACGCTCGACGTGGTCGGCATCTTCGTCTTCGCCATCTCCGGCGCGCTGCTGGCCGTCCGCAAGAACTTCGACGTCTTCGGCATCGCCGTCCTCGCCGAGGTCACCGCGCTGGGCGGAGGGCTGTTCCGTGACATCGTCATCGGGGCCGTGCCCCCGGCCGCCTTCACCGACCTCGGGTACTTTCTCACCCCCCTGCTCGCCGCGCTCGTGGTCTTCTTCCTGCACCCGCACATGGAGCGCATCCAGACCGCGGTGTACGTGTTCGACGCGGCCGGCCTCGGCCTGTTCTGCGTGGCCGGCACCACGAAGGCGTACGCCTATGGGCTGAACCTCACCGCGTCGGCGACGCTGGGCATGGCCACCGCCGTGGGCGGCGGTGTGCTGCGGGACGTGCTCGCCAACGAGGTGCCGTCGCTGCTGCGCTGGGACCGCGACCTGTACGCGGTCCCGGCGATCGTCGGCGCCACCATGGTGGTGCTGTGCATCCACTACGACGCGCTGAACCCGTTCACCAGCGGGCTGGCGGTGGTCACCGCTTTTGTCCTGCGGTTGCTCGCGATGCGGTACCACTGGCGAGCTCCGCGGGCCTGGAACCGCCGGTCGACGGTACGGGAGGAGTGA